AGCGCCCCAAGCGATAAGCGTTATATCGCGGCCCTCCCGCAACACAAAGGCGCGATCCAGTGGCAGAGCCTCGCCAGTGTCGGGCACTTCCTGGCGAACGGCTCGGTAAATACGTTTGGGCTCCAGGAAAATGACCGGGTCCGGGTCTCTAATTGCCGCCAATAGTAAACCGTAAGCCCGTGCAGGAGAGGAGGGCACCACAAGGCGCAGACCTGGAATATGGGCGAACAGGGCCTCGGTGCTCTCGGAGTGATGCTCCGGTGCATGGATTCCACCTCCATAGGGGGCCCGATAGACAATCGGACAGGAGAGGCGGCCGCGAGTGCGATTGCGATAGCGCGAGGCGTGGCTGAGGATCTGATCGAGACCGGGATAGATAAAACCCATAAACTGGAATTCAGCCACCGGTCGCAGGCCCTGCACCGCCATACCGACAGCCATTCCGGCAATCATGGTCTCGGCCAGGGGGGTATCCATCACCCGGTCCCGGCCAAACCTGGCCTGTAACCCCTCGGTTGAGCGAAATACGCCACCGTTCAGACCAACATCTTCACCAAATAGAACCACCATCGGGTCTGCTTGCATCTCGTAAGCCAGAGCCTGGGTGACAGCCTCGACCAAAGTTATCTCAGCCATTAGCTATCTCCCTGCAACTGTTGATACTGCTCCAGAAAAGGCTCCGGCAACTTTGCATAGAGGTGGTCGAATATTGCTGTGGCGGCATCTCTGGGGGTTTCCCGGTAGATGTGGACCGCTCTCTCCAGCTTCTGTGTCAGCTCCCGTTGCATCTCTTCTTCCTGCGCATCATCCCAGGCACCGCAGTTTTCCAGGTAGGATCGCAGGCGCCGCAAAGGCTCTCGGGACCAGGCTTCACTGACATCTTTTTTGGGCTGGTAGCGGCTGGCATCATCGGCGGTGGTGTGGTCACACAGGCGATAGCTAATCGCCTCGATCAGAGCTGGGCCAGCACCACTGCGCGCCCGCTCCACGGCATCACCCACCGCCTCACGAACGGCAATCACATCGTTGCCGTCTACCTGCAAGCCGGGTATGCCGGCGGCAATAGCCTTCTGTGCCAGAGTCTTACAGGCAGTTTGCTCATCTCGCGGTAGGGAAATGGCCCATTGATTGTTGTTGATAACGATCACTAGAGGCAGGTGCCAGTCCCCAGCCAGGTTTATCGCCTCGTAAAAGTCTCCCCGCGAAGTAGATCCATCGCCGCCGGTCGAAACAGCGACGCGCATGGGTTCACCGAAATGCTCATGTTTATATTTCAGGGCAAAGGCTACACCGGCACCGTGCAACATCTGGGTGGCTATAGGCACACTCAAGGGCAAATCTTCGCGGCTATGGCGAAAGTTCTGCCCCCGCTCATCGCCCCCCCAGATTGCGTAGATCTCCTCAATAGTGACGCCCCGCTCCAGAAGAGCGCCTGTCTCCCGGTAATTGGGGCAGTAGATATCCTCTTTGGCCATGGCGGCTGCGAGACCAACACCAATAGCTTCCTGGCCGAGGCTGGAGGGATAGGTGCCAAGTTGACCGGTACGCTGCATTTTTACCGCGCGATCATCCACCATACGAGCCAACGTCATCTGGCGGTAGTAAGCAATCAGGGTATCCGGGGTGGCAAATTCCGGTAGGGCTTGGGTCGTCTGTCCCTGTTCATCCAAATATTGCAGCGAAGCAATATCAAAACTGGCAAGCAGCTGTAATCTGGGCTTGTGCATCGGGCCATTCCTTTTGTTCCCGAAGCGCAAGTTTAATGGATAGGGTGGCTATCAACAGGCGTGGAGAGGGAAGGCCCGCCGGAATTATAGTTTCCGAGGGGCAATCCAATTACGGTAAGGGTTATTTAGCTTTTCTTGGTCGGACGCTGCCAGCCGTTAATATTGCGCTGCTTGCTACGCGCTACCGCCAACTCTTTGCTCCCCACAGCCTGGGTAATGGTGGAGCCAGCACCCACTGTGGCTCCGGCGCCCACAGTTACTGGGGCTACCAGAGCTGTGTTAGAACCTATAAAGGCATTGTCGCCGATCTCGGTCAGGGACTTGTTCACACCGTCGTAATTACAGGTAATGGTGCCAGCACCGATATTGACCGCTTCGCCCACCAGGGCATCACCGACATAAGAGAGATGATTAACCTTACTGCCCTCACCAATTTTGGCTTTTTTGGTTTCGACAAAGTTACCCACCTTGGCACCAGTGGCCAGCTCTGTGCCCGGACGCAAACGTGCAAAGGGACCAATAGTACAAGCCTCACCAATCTCAGCGCCTTCGATAATGGAATTGGCCTCTACCTTGGTGCCATCTGCCAGGCGACAGTTTTTTAGCAGGCAATTAGGTCCAATTTGTACCCCCTTACCCAGTGAAACTGTCCCTTCGAAAATGCAGTTAATATCGATAGAGACATCGGTATCGCACTCCAGGCTGCCGCGAACATCTATACGCATGGGGTCCAATAAAGTCACCCCCGCATTCATAAGACTGGTCGCATGGTTATGCTGCAAAGCGCGCTCCATCTGTGCCTGCTGCGCACGGCTATTTACTCCCGCCACTTCCAGCGGATCACTGGCAATTACTCCCGTTACAGGAATCCCCTCACTGACCGAACGACCGATAATATCGGTCAGGTAGTATTCACCTTGAGCATTGTCACAGGACAACTCCGGTAACCAGCGAGCCAACAGTGCTCCAGGAGTCGCCAAAATGCCGGTATTGACCTCACGGATAGCCAGGGTATCCGCATCGGCATCCTTTTCCTCAACGATCGACTGCACACAGCCGCTGTTATCCCTCACAATACGCCCGTAACCGGCGGGATTGGCCATTTCAACTGACAGCAGGGCAGGTCCGTGATCCGCTGCCGATAGCAGTGATTGCAAACTGCCGGCCCTGACCAGAGGCACATCACCATAGAGCACCAAAACGGTGGCTCCTTCGCGGAAATAGGGCACCGCCTGGGCCACGGCATGCCCGGTACCCAATTGCTGTTCCTGCTCCACAAACCTGACACCACGATCAGCAAAGCGGTCACGTATCAGGTCTGCGCCATGCCCGATTACCACGGTAATCTGTACCTCTCCCAACAACATGGCGGTATCAATTACCCGCTCAAGCATGGGAATACCGCCAATAGGATGCAGCACTTTAGGCAGGTCAGAGTGCATGCGGGTGCCTTTTCCAGCGGCCAAAATCACAACATCGATAGTCATAACGGGTCGATATTCCAATCGTCTACAAAATTTGAGTGCATTGTGGCCACTAGACCCGGTTTACTCAAGCGAACAACAGTTCGCCCCGGGGCCCTGGTATTCAACGCATTAAGATTGCTGCGCCGCTTTGATCCCGGTAATTTACCCCCTGTGAAATCAACCGGTTACTCAACCCAACAAAACAAATATAGCCGCCAAACACAGAATCGGGCGGAGGGATATTTCAATGAACACCACCAAGCAGAACAAGCCGCGCCACCATTTGTTGGCTCTGGCTGTCCTGGCACTGACCCTGCCGATGGGTGCTGCGGCAGAAGCCGAAAGCGCTCTCGAAGCTACCAAAGAAAAGGAAGTAGAAAAGGCGGAAGCCCAATCCTGGGATATCAACAAGCCACCCTACGAATTCAAACCGATCCAGTTGGACACCCGCGAGACCACCTGGAGCAACCTGGATATCAGCCCAGATGGCAAAACCATCCTGTTCGATATGCTCGGCGATATCTACACAGTGCCGGTAGCAGGCGGCGAGGCGGTAGCCCTGACCAATGAAATCGCCTGGAATATGCAGCCGCGCTTCAGCCCGGATGGCAAGACCATCGTGTTTATCAGCGACCGTGACGGCGCCGACAACATCTGGTTGATGGATCGCAATGGCGACAACCTTCGCCAGCTCACGACAGAAAAGGAAAACTTGCTGCACTCGCCCAACTGGAGCCCCGATGGCCAGTACCTGGTAGCGCGTAAAGGCTTTATGTCTGGCCGCAGTATCCCCGCCGGTGAAATCTGGATGTACCACTACGGTGGGGGTGAAGGTCGCCAACTGAAAGAGCGCATCGGTGGCGATATCGCCCAGAAAAATATTGCCGATCCAGCTTTCTCTCCAGATGGACGCTATGTCTATTACTCCATCGATACCACCCCCGGCACCGTGTGGAAGTACAACAAAAACTCCACCCAGGAAATTTTTGCCATCAACCGCTATGACCTCCAGGATGGTGAAGAGGAGACCTTTGTCTCCGGTCCCGGTGGCGCAGTGGCACCTGTACCATCCCCGGATGGCAGTAAACTGGCCTTTATTCGCCGCCAGGACAACCAGACCTCCCTGTTCCTGAAAGATTTGGACACAGGACTGGAAACTCCGGTTTACTCCGGCCTCGAACGCGACCTGCAGGAAATCTTTGGGCCCCATGGCAACTACGTTCAATACGACTGGATGCCCGATGGTGAGTCATTGGTCGTTTGGACTGGCGGTAAATTCCTGCGCATCTCCATCAACGGCGACAGCGTCGCACCGATTGCGGCCCATGTGAAAGTTGAGAAACAGGTAGCGGATGCGGTGCGCTTCCCGGTAGACGTAGCGCCGGAAACCTTCGATGTGAAGATGATTCGCTGGGCGCAGAAATCCCCCAACGGCAAGCAGGTCGCTTTCCAGGCATTGGGCAAGATTTATATTCAGGATGTCGCCAGTGGTGAGCGTCGTCGTCTGACCCGCCAGGACGACCACTTTGAGTTCTATCCCAGCTGGTCCCGCGATGGTCGCGAGATCACCTATGTCTCTTGGGACGACCAAAACCTGGGCCATGTGAGGGTAGTTTCCGCTCGCAACGGTCGCGGTAAAAACATCACCAAGCAGCCGGGCCTGTACGTTGAACCAAGCTTTTCTCCAAGTGGTGACGCTGTGGCCTACCGTCGCTTTACCGGCGGCTATCTGCTCAGCCCCGAGTACTCCCTGGAACCGGGCATTTACCTGGCAGACGCCGACGGCGACTGGCAACGCCGGGTCGTGAAGTCTGGCTATGAGCCTCATTTCGGCGCCAGCGAAGATCGTATCTACTTCTCCGAGTACCAAAACGCTGACGGCGGCAAGCGCGTGCTGAAGAGCACCAACCTGGAAGGCAAGGATGAGCGCGAGCACCTGCACGGCGCTGAGATTACTTCCTTCCGCCTGTCTCCGGACGGCAAGTGGGTTGCCTTCACCCAGGACTTCAAAGCCTTTGTCGCGCCCTTTATGCATACCGGCAAATCCGAGGTTATCGGCCCCGATAGCAAAGCAGTCAAAGTCACCCAGGTATCCAAGCGCGCCGGTGAAAACCTGCATTGGTCTGCCGATAGCGATACTTTGGGCTGGGCACACGGCCCCAAACTGTTCGAGCGTGAACTGAAGGATGCCTTCGAATTTGTCGCCGGCGCTCCGGAGGAACTGCCAGAGCCAGTTTCTGAAGGCATCGACCTGAGCTTTGAACAGTCCTTCGACAATCGCGCAGGTCTCGTTGCCCTCACCGGCGGCAAGGTTGTCACTATGCGCGATGCGGAAAACACCCGTGAAATTATCGACAATGGTGTGGTTCTGTTCCGGGGCAACCGCATTGTCGCCGTGGGACCCGCAGCGGAAGTGGAGATTCCCACGGAAGCGAAGCGTATCGATATCACCGGCAAAACCGTTTTACCGGGGCTTATTGACGCTCATGCCCACGGTGCTCAGGGTCGCGAAGAAATTATCCCGCAGCAGAACTGGAACCTGTTCTCCAGCCTGGCATTTGGAGTGACTACTATTCACGACCCCTCCAATGACAGCAGCGAGATCTTCTCCGCCGCTGAAATGCAAAAGGCCGGCCTGATTACTGGGCCGCGTATTTTCTCCACCGGCACCATCCTCTATGGCGCCAAAGGTCCAGGCTACAAAGCCAAGATCAACTCCCTGGAGGACGCTCAGTTCCACGTGAACCGCCTCAAGGAAATGGGCGCCATCTCGGTGAAGAGCTACAACCAGCCCCGCCGCGACCAGCGCCAGCAAGTGCTGCAGGCAGCCCGCGAAGCCGGCATTATGGTAGTGCCCGAGGGCGGCGGTAAGTACCAGCACAATATGAACATGATTGTGGACGGGCACACCGGTATCGAGCACTCACTGCCGATCGCCAATGTCTACGGCGATGTGGAGCAGCTGTGGAGCCAAACCCAAGTGGGTTATACACCGACCTTCGTCGTGGCCTACGGCGGTCTCTGGGGTGAGGAGTACTGGTATGACCGCACGGAGGTATGGAAGAACGAGCGCCTGACCCGCTTTACCCCCGATTTTATCGTTAACCCCCGCTCTGTCCGTCGCCCCACTGCGCCGGATGCCCACTACAACCACTTTAATGTGGCCCGTCAGGCCAAGCAGCTGCGCGACGAAGGTGTCACCGTACATATCGGCGCCCACGGCCAGCGCGAAGGGCTTGGAGCCCACTGGGAAATGTGGATGATGGAGCAGGGCGGCTTTACTCCCTGGGAAGCCTTCCGCGCCGGTACCATCGATGGTGCCCGCTACCTGGGTATGGACGGTGATATCGGCAGCATTGAGGCTGGTAAGCTGGCTGACCTGATCGTGGTTGACGGCAACCCCTTGGATAACCTGCGCCTGTCAGAGAACATTACCTACACGGTAATTAATGGCCGTGTGTTTGAGGCGGAAACCATGAACGAAGTAGGGGCTGGCGAACGCTTGGCATTCTTCCACGAACGCCTGCCTATCAGTGCTATGCCCGCTCCTACGGCGGAAGCGGTACAGGAGAAGATGGAACGACACCACTGGGTACACTAACCTCAGGCACAAACTGAGATGCAAACAAAAGGCCGGGGACAAACCTCCCCGGCCTTTTTTGTATAAAGCCCTACCTGGTCCGGCGACGTCCTCCCAGCTTATGCCAGAGAATGGCGCGATAGATTGCGACAGGCAGTCTAAAGATTCCCGTAACCAGCCACCAAAATGACTCATAGATGGCAATCGTCTGATCCACTAATGGATGATCCTGGTCGAGCCTTTCTGGATAGTGATCGTGTCGCAATATGCCCCGATGAAACAGAAATCTGCGTAAAGGCCGGCTCAGTCGCCAACTAAAAGACTTGGTTATACGGTTTAAGTTATCGGCGAGAAAGCTCTCCGAGGCTATCTTTTGCTGTGTGAGCAGTTCGAAATAGTGGCTTTTGGACTTATTTTCATTCTGCCAATCAGTATCAAAATCCATCTTTGTTAGCCAATCGCTTTCCCCGAATCCATCTATCTTGCGCAGATCCGATGTGTATTGCGGGATAGTTATCTGATTTTTAATGATGGCCTTGGAAATGCGATATACATCAGCATTCATCCGGTCAGGGTTCTGCAATTCCCGACTAAGCCTTTGCTGAAAGCCGGACCGGAATTTGAAATGGAGAAGATGAGCGCAATTTTTACTGAGAGGAACCGGCGTACATGAGTGGGTTGAACGTAAATATTGAAAACCCGTCCGCCAATAAACCAACGGAATTTTATAAGATTTAACAAAATAATCAGAAATGCCAGATATTTGCGCTCTGGCTTTGGAGCGAATTTCAAAAAAAGGAAAAGCTAATATGCTTTTTTTCTTAAAGTTTTTATAAGATACATAGTTAGGCGTTGATTCCATTAACTCAGAAAGATTTCTTATGTCATATGCATTCCCTTGAAGGTTGTCACTAAAGAAATCTATTAGTGGAGTATATAGAGCAAAAGCTAATTCACTCTGCATAAGTTGAGTCGTAACCTTCAGTGAAGCTTTACCTAAAATTTCAGGTAACCAGAGAAATTCATCAGCATCTACCACAAGAGTCCATTTTCCCTGACAGTAGTCCCGGGCAACTCTGTTAACCCAATCTACACCTGCGTTTGCCTGGGGGTAGCCACAATCAACTTCGTATAGCTGGACATCATTCTGCTTCAGTAGATAGCTTACCGAGTTATCGCTACTTCCCGTATCCACCAGGTGGAAACATGTCACACCTAAAGACCGGTAGTGGTCGAGAAAAGCCGGGAGAATATCCAATTCATCACGGAAGATACAAATAAGGGGGAAGCGTGTTTCACTAGCACTTTCAATGTACTTAACTACTTTCAAACTTTCACCCTAGCGAATTTACGCAGCTTTCGAATCGTTCGCTTTAAAAACCCTGGCTTATATTTTTCCCCTTTATTTTTTTTGGCATCTTTTTGCTGTTTTCTTAGTAGTAGAAGGCTTTTCTCTTCCGAGTCGAGCCCTTCAAGGTAAGGACTTATTTGCCTGAAATCCCCTTCTTCTTGAAGGTGATTTCTGGATTTCATAGAGTTGTCACCGGTGCGATAGTAATATAAAGGATCAGGATAATAGGATACATTTTCCTTTGCTAAAATTAGCTTGCTATAGAATTCAATATCATCCTTACCTGTTCTATATCTCTCTGTATAACCTCCGTGATCTCTAAACTTAGAAGCTTTTATCAGACACGTCGCATCACCGACTATATTTACTTTCGTTGCCCAAGCTCTAGCTGGCCCCATAAAACGAATTTGAGTTCCGAGCTTACCTTCTGGAGTATTAGGTGCCCCCTTGCCGCTGAATCGGATAGAGCTACAAGTCAGGCAATCAATATCTGCAAAAGTTGCCGCGCTTACCAACTTATCTACCATTTCCGGCATCATGACATTGTCATCGTCAAAAAAAGTAGATAATCTCCACTTGCATTTTGTGCTGCAGTATTTCTAGCAGCCCCTACATATCGGTTTTCCTGGTATACAAACTGCCATCCATTCTTCTGATAGTGACTTTCTATAATTTCCAGCGCGTGTAGCGCTTCTTGTGAATGGCTACCATCATCAACCACAATAACTTCTATGTTCTTATAAGTCTGATCTTTAATGCTTTTTAACGCTTGATAGAGAAAGTCTGGACGCTCAAAATGAGTTACGCATATAGAAACCAAGGGATCATGTCTATTGGAAGATCGGGCGTTTTTAATAATTGAATGCTCTTGGCCATGCCATTTATTCCATACATCTAACGACTTCTTAAGCCTCTGGTGTTTTATACCCGGCGCAGGCAGTTTCTTTGCATGTAATTCTAACTTTCTCGCTAAAGCAATATGATTTGGCTTAAAGAGGATTTTTTTTCCATTTTCGTCATCAAGTAACTCTCGAGTACCACCAGTATCAGCAGCAATAAATGGTACTTTAGTTGCAAGGCATTCGTAGACAGAAATCGGGGAATTCTCTAACAAAGCTGGGATCACAGCCAAACGTCCTTCTCCACTCAAATACTCTACAGCCTGTATAGCATTACAATCACTTATAAATGAGACTTCTGTACTCCAATGCTTCTGGTTTTCCTCTATGAATTTTCGCGCATCAAATCGATAAGAGTGTCCTCCCAAAAAAGTAATCGATGGTAATCTAACCCCTCTTTTAGCAAGAGTGTTTAATGCATTCACAAAAAGAATAATCCCCTTACGAGGTTCAAGACGCCCGAAAAACACCCATTCTTTTGTCTCTAAGTTACTATTTTTTATGGCTTCATTATCAGGTAATAGATCGTCCAAAAATACATTTGGCCAATAGTAACTGCGCTCAGGCAGGCGGTATTTATTATTTTTCATCCAGCAGACTAAATGCTGACTCCCACAGATCAGAGTATCTGCCATCTCAGCACTTCTACGCTCCATAAATACCCACCCCAATTGCCGTTCCTCTTTAAGGAATTGTTGATTACCTTCGGCAGACCAGAGTGTTGGGGAAGAACCTTTAACAGCAAAATGTATATCTTGGAATGCAATACCAAGACTCTTGGCAAGTAATGCTATATAACCCATTCCACGCCATTCTGAAACATGGACAATATCAAAGCGATCATTTCTCTTGAGCCACTCATAGGCTGCATAGGGCATTGCCATAGTGCGAGCCATTGTCGTTTTAGCTAGTGCCTGCGGTGCAACACCATGAAATTCAACATTAAGTTTTGCAAAAAAATTTTTTGTGATTTTCATTTTCACAGGATTTTTTGCTAGACCATTAACGAAACAGACGGTGACTTTGTGACCAGATCTCTGTAGAAAAACAGCCAAATGAAAGTAAGCCGTTCCAATGCCACCATTTTTTATTGGACCAAACATATCCTCCGTTAGGATGCATATACGTTTAGGTTTCTGAACAGCTTCAAGGCGTAAATCCTCGTGAAGCTCTTTCATTATTCAAGCCACCTTAGATCGCAACTAGCATTTGTTTAAGATAACGCAATCGACCATTTCGTAAGACAAGTCCATTTTCCTTAACACGTACGGTAATCTCTGAGTTTTCCTGCTTTATTTCAGGTGTTAATGAGAACCGGAATCCATACCAAGCTAGTTTCGGGTTTCGAGTACCGAAACGTTCCACATAACGATTCGCCGTGGCTTCAGCTACAATGTTTCCGTTTACCTCTAAGACAATCACTAAATTTTTAGCTATATTGCTTCTATCCCATGCCCATCCCTCAAGAACCCGTGGATCGAGTGCAAAAAGCTCTCGTGGTGGAATTGACCCCTTAATAGGTGAGCCAGTATATCCCTTAAATATACGTTGCAAGGTAGTACCTGATTTTTGAATCACAGCCTGAAAACTAAACTTGGGTTTAAATTCAGTTTCATTGATTTTTCCCTGCTCATGGATAATTTTTGCAATATCATGTTCAGGCTCATCCTTACCTTCTACTGTATAATCCTTGTCTACAAACTCTCCTACCTCTGCGTGATCTTGCCCATATAAAGTGGTATCTTCGGTATCTATCCCTTGAATGTTTTCAGGTGTGTTATTTTCTGTTTTAGAGAAGAAACTCCAGGTATATTTTTGGTTAAATATCTCCTCAACAGCTACCTCATTAAGTATTGGACTTCCAGAGATAGCTGCAAATACATTTTTAGATAGTTTTATAACCCGTATAAAACGGGTGTAAGTCATTTCTTGATCTTCTAACAGAAACTTAATATTAAATTTTTCACCTTCTTCCCATTTATCTGGAATTGGGAATCTATGTAAAGTAAGTTCATTATCTTGTAGCTCCAAAGAAATTGATTGGGGCTCGCCATTAACAATTAATTGCCTATTTCCCGGACCTTTGGCTACACAGAGCAAATGGGAATTTCTCTCGTCCAAACCAACAACTACCCTCGGATTACGATTTTTCATTTTACGAGGCCGGTCGGCATGTAAAAGCCACACAGGTTCCTCATCCAAACGATTCTTATCCCGATAAAGTGCTGGTCTTAATTTAGCTCCAATAGGCTGAGCTGAAGGAAGAAGGGCTAGTTTACGATAGGCAATATTATCATTTTCAATCAACGACATTGAGCGAAGGTAGACAGAGTTAGCGTTATTTCGAGATTCTTCCAATTCCTCTAAATAGTAATCACTACGAAGATGGCACTCAGGAATAACCATCAATTCAAACCCAAATTCTTTGTTCGCCCTTAAAATATATTCTTGTACCAAACCGTAGCGAATATCATAAGGGAGTATTGACCCCACCTTGCTTGATACCAGTTTTGGGATACAAATAATATTTGTGCCTATTGCATTTCCAAAGCTGATCTCAGAGACGATATCTCCACCTATCGGCATTACCACCTTGTTTTCAGGTAGAGATAAAAAGCTAGTGATTATGAATTCATGATTTATTTGAAGAGTTTTGCGTAACTCACCACAAAATTTTCCACCTAATCGAGAGGATGTACCATCACAGAGAATGCAAGCATCTAGAGTACTTTCAGAAAGACTTTTTGCCAGTGCAATCCCTGCTGGAAATCCAATGAAATCCACCAAACTACAATTGAGACCGGCTTCCAATAGAAAGTTAGAAGCTCTCTCAGCAATATTTTCAAGATAGGGATCAATTAATAAAAATTTGATGGAGTCGGGTCTATCAACTAAAAGTGCCTCAGAAAACTCCATAACACTCTCAGTATCCCGCAATAGAACAACCACTTCTAGGGTCGGTAGCTCCATCTCATTAGAAGCTGTTAAGGTGGGAGAGCCTGTAATCTTGGTGATCGCTTCAGCGCCACTATACTGCTTAAAAAGATCTGCTAAGTAGGCATGAAAACCATACCAAACTTGAAGGTTATAATTGTTATCAAAACTGGAATGCGCAATCTTATGCCCATTCTTCAGTACCTCTTCTAGCCTTTTCGCAAGCTCAAAAGCGTAGGGTGCGATGAGACAACTTTCATGGTCTTCTTTTGCGATAAGTTCTGGAGTTCCCCCTACTCGCGTTGCAATAAAAGGAATATTATTCTCTAGTGTTTCATATACTGCCATGGTGGAGTTTTCAATCAGGGAGGGCATTACCGCTATCATATCCCTGGAACATAAAAACGAGAGAGCTTCCGGCTGGTTATAATCTGTGATGCAATTGACTTCAAAACTCCAGGTAGACGCTTTTCGCTCAATATAGTCCGCAACCTTCTCATTGTTTTGATTAGGTAAGGCTTCACCATATTTACCTAGGAAATTAACTCTGGTAGGACAATTCCCCGCCCGCTCAAGTAAATCCAGAGCGGTACAAAAGAGCTCCAATCCCTTCCGCATTTCCAAACGACCAAAGAAGGTCAATTCGTTAGTGCGAACTACATCACCAGGCTGTCGATTAATGCGTTTATCATCAACGGGAACTTCGGAAAAATCGAGAATATTTGGCTGAACATAAGTTGATGTTGGCAGCTTATAGCCAACATAGCGCATAAAGCAAAGTAGGT
This DNA window, taken from Microbulbifer sp. MKSA007, encodes the following:
- a CDS encoding glycosyltransferase; its protein translation is MVIGGSAHLLCFMRYVGYKLPTSTYVQPNILDFSEVPVDDKRINRQPGDVVRTNELTFFGRLEMRKGLELFCTALDLLERAGNCPTRVNFLGKYGEALPNQNNEKVADYIERKASTWSFEVNCITDYNQPEALSFLCSRDMIAVMPSLIENSTMAVYETLENNIPFIATRVGGTPELIAKEDHESCLIAPYAFELAKRLEEVLKNGHKIAHSSFDNNYNLQVWYGFHAYLADLFKQYSGAEAITKITGSPTLTASNEMELPTLEVVVLLRDTESVMEFSEALLVDRPDSIKFLLIDPYLENIAERASNFLLEAGLNCSLVDFIGFPAGIALAKSLSESTLDACILCDGTSSRLGGKFCGELRKTLQINHEFIITSFLSLPENKVVMPIGGDIVSEISFGNAIGTNIICIPKLVSSKVGSILPYDIRYGLVQEYILRANKEFGFELMVIPECHLRSDYYLEELEESRNNANSVYLRSMSLIENDNIAYRKLALLPSAQPIGAKLRPALYRDKNRLDEEPVWLLHADRPRKMKNRNPRVVVGLDERNSHLLCVAKGPGNRQLIVNGEPQSISLELQDNELTLHRFPIPDKWEEGEKFNIKFLLEDQEMTYTRFIRVIKLSKNVFAAISGSPILNEVAVEEIFNQKYTWSFFSKTENNTPENIQGIDTEDTTLYGQDHAEVGEFVDKDYTVEGKDEPEHDIAKIIHEQGKINETEFKPKFSFQAVIQKSGTTLQRIFKGYTGSPIKGSIPPRELFALDPRVLEGWAWDRSNIAKNLVIVLEVNGNIVAEATANRYVERFGTRNPKLAWYGFRFSLTPEIKQENSEITVRVKENGLVLRNGRLRYLKQMLVAI
- a CDS encoding glycosyltransferase produces the protein MKELHEDLRLEAVQKPKRICILTEDMFGPIKNGGIGTAYFHLAVFLQRSGHKVTVCFVNGLAKNPVKMKITKNFFAKLNVEFHGVAPQALAKTTMARTMAMPYAAYEWLKRNDRFDIVHVSEWRGMGYIALLAKSLGIAFQDIHFAVKGSSPTLWSAEGNQQFLKEERQLGWVFMERRSAEMADTLICGSQHLVCWMKNNKYRLPERSYYWPNVFLDDLLPDNEAIKNSNLETKEWVFFGRLEPRKGIILFVNALNTLAKRGVRLPSITFLGGHSYRFDARKFIEENQKHWSTEVSFISDCNAIQAVEYLSGEGRLAVIPALLENSPISVYECLATKVPFIAADTGGTRELLDDENGKKILFKPNHIALARKLELHAKKLPAPGIKHQRLKKSLDVWNKWHGQEHSIIKNARSSNRHDPLVSICVTHFERPDFLYQALKSIKDQTYKNIEVIVVDDGSHSQEALHALEIIESHYQKNGWQFVYQENRYVGAARNTAAQNASGDYLLFLTMTMS